From Nocardia sp. NBC_00416:
TAGCTGCGGGCGCTCTCACCGACGAGTTGCCGCAGAATATCCTGCGCCGATCCACTCGGATCGAAATCCAGGCTGCCGGCCGCGATCAGCCCCTCGAGCTGACGCGCGCGATCGGGCACCTGCCGGACGGCGTCGACCGCCCATTCCGGAACCCCGAGCGCGGCCAGATCGGTTCCGGCGCCGGCCTGCTCCAGTTGTTCGTAGGTGACGCACCGGTGTTCGGGCTCGGCGCCCACGCAACTGGCGGCGGCGATCTTGGTGTAGATCCCCTCCTTGCGCGCACCGGTGTTCACATCGTGCTGATCGTGCAGCTGCCGCCCCTCGGAGACGACCACATTCCCGACCCTCGACCCGGGTGCCACCAGCGCCGCGACCGCGTCCGCGGCCGGGCTGTGCACCGGGATCGCGTAGTAGCCGGGCTGTACCGCGTTCATACCCTCGTCCTGCACGGCGGCTTCGTAGAAGGCGGCGGAACTGGCGACGATCCCGGCATCGGCCATGGTCGAGGCGATCTCGGTGGCGGTGTCCCCGTTCTTCACCTGAACCACGACCGGAGCGCCGGCGGGACCGGCGAAATCCTCGGCCGGGGTGTAGCGGTTGACCAGCTTGTACACACCGGCGCCCAGAACCAGCACGAGCAGGACCCCGGCGGCCACCCAGATCAGTTTGCGGCGGCCGCCCTCCTGTTTGCGGGCGGCCTTCCGGGCGGCGGCCCGGCCACCGCGCGGCGGCGCGGTGCGCGCGCCGGCGCGACGGCGGGTACGGGGTCTGGGTTCGGGTTCGGGTTCATCGTCGAAATCGTCGTCGAAATCGTCTTCGTCATCGACATACCGGGGAATGACGGCGGTGTCGTCGTCTTCCAAGGGATCCCAGCCGCCCTCGGGATCGTCGTCCCAGTCCGGCTCTTCGGCCACCGGCGCGGCCCGCCCCCGGCGGGAACGTTCCCAGGCCTGATCGTCGCGGCGGTATCGCCGCTCGGCCTCACGCTGCCGGAATCGCGCCTCCGCCTGCGCCCATCGATCTGTCATTCATCGTCTCCGGACAACGCGGCCCGTGCCGCGTCCTCGGCCGACCTCATCACTGAACTCCGTTCGTCCAACCAGCTCTGCAGGATCGACACAGCAGCCGCTTGGTCGATCACCTGCCGCTGACCGCGCGCTCGAACACCGCTGTCCCGCAGAGCGCGTGCAGCAGACACCGTAGTCAAACGTTCGTCGGAAAGCCGGATCGGCACTTCGGGCAGCGAGTCGCGCAACCTTTCGGCGAACTCGGTCGCCAGCCGCGCCGCGGTCCCGTTCTCCCCGCGCAGCGTGCGCGGAAGACCGACGACGACCTCCACTGCCTCGTACTCGTGCGCGAGTGCGACTATCCGCGTGATATCGGTCGCGGCGGACCTGTCCGCGCCGGCGGTGGAGCCGTGCGCCGGGTCCGCGGACCCGCGCGCGGCCCGACCGGACCGGCGCGCGCGGTTGTCCCGCGGCACGGTCTCCACCGGGGTCGCGAGGATCCCGTCGGGGTCGCTGGCGGCCACACCGACCCGCACACTGCCCACGTCGATGCCGAGCCGACGGCCCCGGCCCGGATCGGTAGCCGGGTCGGGCCGGTCGACCGGAGGCCGCGCCTCCGAGCCTGCCGCCATCAGCCGGCGTGCGCGCCGATATGGCTGCGGACGGCAGCCAGTCCCGCGTCGATACCCGACGGATCCGAACCGGCGCCCTGCGCCATCTCGGGCTTCCCGCCACCGCGGCCCGCGATACTCGGGCCGAACACCGCCACGAGATCACCCGCGGCGAAGCCCAGCCCCTGGGCCGGCTTGTTCACGGTCACCACGAACGGCACCTTGCCCTCGTTATTTCCGAGCAACACCACGACGGCGGGTGTGCTGCCCAGCCGCCCACGAATATCGGTGGCCAGCGTGCGCAGATCGCCCGCCGAGACGCCCGCGGGCGCGGCCGCGGCGACCAGCAGCACCTCGCCGAAGCGTTCCGCGGCGTCCGCGTAGGCGCCCGCGGAGGACAGCACCGCCGCCACCTTGGTCCGCTCCAGTTCCTTCTCAGCGATCTTGAGCCGATCGACCAGCTGCTCGACTCGGCCCGGCACCTCGTCGGAGGGGACCTTCAACATCGACGCGACACCGGCGAGCAGCGCCCGTTCCTTCGCCAGGTGGCGATAGGAATCCAGTCCCACGAACGCCTCCACTCGGCGCACGCCCGAGCCCACCGAGGATTCGCCCAGCAGCGTGATCGGGCCGATCTGCGAGGAATGACCCACATGCGTACCGCCGCACAGTTCCATGGAGAAGGGCCCACCCATCTCCACCACGCGCACCCGGTCGCCGTAGTTCTCCCCGAACAGCGCCAGCGCACCCATATCCTTGGCTTTCGCCAGATCGGTGACGAAGGTGTTCACGGGGTAGTCGGCGCCCACACCGTCGTTGGACACCGCCTCGATATCGGCCTTCTGCTGCTCGGAGAGCTGCCCCTGCCAGTTGAAGTCGAACCGCAGATACCCCGGTTTGTTCAGCGACCCGGCCTGTACCGCATTGGGTCCCAGGATCTGCCGCAGGGCGGCGTGCACCATATGGGTGCCCGAATGACCCTGGGTGGCGCCGCGTCGCCAGTCGGGATCCACCTGGGCCAGCACCACATCGCCCTCGGTGATCTGCCCCTGCTCCACCGTGCACCGGTGCACCCAGAGCTTCTTCGCGATCTTCTGTACGTCGTTGACGGTCAGTTTCGTGCCCGCTGCGGTGATCGTGCCGCGATCGGCGATCTGGCCACCCGATTCGGCATAGAGCGGGCTGCGATCCAGGATCACCTCGATATCGGTGCCGGCGAGCGCGGTCGGCACCCGGACACCGTCGCCGATCAGCGCGAGCACCCGGGCCTCGGAGGTCAGCTCGTCGAACCCGGTGAACTCCGTATCGCCGCGGTCGACCAGTTCCTTGTACACCGACAGATCCGCGTGCGCGTGTTTGCGCGCGTGCGCGTCTTCCTTGGCGCGCCGCCGCTGCTCGGCCATGAGCGTCCGGAAGCCCTGCTCGTCCACCGACAGCCCCGCCTCCGCGGCCATCTCCAGGGTGAGGTCGATCGGGAAACCGTAGGTGTCGTGCAAGGTGAAGGCGTCGGCCCCGGAAATGGTGCCGGTCGCGCCCTTGGGTGTGGCGCTCCGCACCTGGTCGGCGGTTTCGTCGAACAGTTTCGACCCGGTGCTCAAGGTCTTGCGGAACGCCGTCTCCTCGCCGACCGCGACGGTCTCGATACGCGTGTAATCGGTGGCCAGCTCCGGATAGGAGGGCGCCATCAGATCGCTCACAACCCGCATGAAATCACTCATCACCGGCTGCTCGGCGCCGAGCAGCCGGGCCGAGCGCACGATGCGGCGCAGCAGCCGGCGCAGCACATATCCCCGGCCGTCGTTACCGGGGTTGACCCCGTCGGCGATCAGCATCGCGGCGGTACGCGCATGGTCGGCGATGACCCGGAACCGCACATCGTCGGCGTGCTCGACACCGTAGGAGCGGCCGGTGAGTTCCTCGGCCTTGTCGATGATGGGGCGCAGCAGGTCGGTTTCGTACACGTTGTCGACGCCCTGCAGCAGCAGCGCGATGCGCTCGACACCCATGCCGGTGTCGATGTTCTTCTTCGGCAGCACCCCGACCGGCGGGAACCCCTGCTTCGGGCTGT
This genomic window contains:
- a CDS encoding endolytic transglycosylase MltG, whose amino-acid sequence is MTDRWAQAEARFRQREAERRYRRDDQAWERSRRGRAAPVAEEPDWDDDPEGGWDPLEDDDTAVIPRYVDDEDDFDDDFDDEPEPEPRPRTRRRAGARTAPPRGGRAAARKAARKQEGGRRKLIWVAAGVLLVLVLGAGVYKLVNRYTPAEDFAGPAGAPVVVQVKNGDTATEIASTMADAGIVASSAAFYEAAVQDEGMNAVQPGYYAIPVHSPAADAVAALVAPGSRVGNVVVSEGRQLHDQHDVNTGARKEGIYTKIAAASCVGAEPEHRCVTYEQLEQAGAGTDLAALGVPEWAVDAVRQVPDRARQLEGLIAAGSLDFDPSGSAQDILRQLVGESARSYESTGLLESGRINGLSPYETLIGASLVEREALPQDMSKVARVIVNRLDIDQPLQFDSTVNYALDKTEVATTDADRGQTTPWNTYAMPGLPATPISSPSIAALEAMEEPEPGTWLYFVTVDKQGTTLFTESYSEHLANIELAMESGILDSGR
- the ruvX gene encoding Holliday junction resolvase RuvX, whose translation is MAAGSEARPPVDRPDPATDPGRGRRLGIDVGSVRVGVAASDPDGILATPVETVPRDNRARRSGRAARGSADPAHGSTAGADRSAATDITRIVALAHEYEAVEVVVGLPRTLRGENGTAARLATEFAERLRDSLPEVPIRLSDERLTTVSAARALRDSGVRARGQRQVIDQAAAVSILQSWLDERSSVMRSAEDAARAALSGDDE
- the alaS gene encoding alanine--tRNA ligase, whose product is MQTHEIRRRFLDHFVSAGHTEVPSASLILDDPNLLFVNAGMVQFKPYFLGQQTPSFPRATSVQKCVRTGDIEEVGVTTRHNTFFQMAGNFSFGDYFKEGAIRFAWELITKSQEEGGYGFDPGRIWVTAYEDDPEAAEIWRRVAGIPDERIQFRDGKDNYWDMGVPGPGGPCSEIYYDRGPEYGRDGGPVVDEDRYLEIWNLVFMQDIRGEDSPKQGFPPVGVLPKKNIDTGMGVERIALLLQGVDNVYETDLLRPIIDKAEELTGRSYGVEHADDVRFRVIADHARTAAMLIADGVNPGNDGRGYVLRRLLRRIVRSARLLGAEQPVMSDFMRVVSDLMAPSYPELATDYTRIETVAVGEETAFRKTLSTGSKLFDETADQVRSATPKGATGTISGADAFTLHDTYGFPIDLTLEMAAEAGLSVDEQGFRTLMAEQRRRAKEDAHARKHAHADLSVYKELVDRGDTEFTGFDELTSEARVLALIGDGVRVPTALAGTDIEVILDRSPLYAESGGQIADRGTITAAGTKLTVNDVQKIAKKLWVHRCTVEQGQITEGDVVLAQVDPDWRRGATQGHSGTHMVHAALRQILGPNAVQAGSLNKPGYLRFDFNWQGQLSEQQKADIEAVSNDGVGADYPVNTFVTDLAKAKDMGALALFGENYGDRVRVVEMGGPFSMELCGGTHVGHSSQIGPITLLGESSVGSGVRRVEAFVGLDSYRHLAKERALLAGVASMLKVPSDEVPGRVEQLVDRLKIAEKELERTKVAAVLSSAGAYADAAERFGEVLLVAAAAPAGVSAGDLRTLATDIRGRLGSTPAVVVLLGNNEGKVPFVVTVNKPAQGLGFAAGDLVAVFGPSIAGRGGGKPEMAQGAGSDPSGIDAGLAAVRSHIGAHAG